A stretch of Rhodoferax potami DNA encodes these proteins:
- a CDS encoding MerR family transcriptional regulator, which produces MALKDTASAALTDAQAFVDSHRDEGTTELFGITELCREFGITLRALRFYEDKGLLAPRRVNGARVYTRRDRARLALILRAKAIGSPLSEIKTYLDLYGDHGEGRAQQLQYVITRTDNEITELEKKRAQIDATLAELRVINGSCRGLLAERQRKPKGKA; this is translated from the coding sequence ATGGCCTTGAAAGACACAGCGTCCGCCGCCTTGACCGACGCGCAAGCGTTTGTCGACTCCCACCGCGACGAGGGCACCACCGAACTCTTCGGCATCACCGAGCTGTGCCGGGAGTTCGGCATCACCCTGCGGGCGCTGCGCTTTTATGAAGACAAGGGCCTGCTCGCCCCCCGCCGGGTGAACGGCGCCCGCGTCTACACCCGGCGCGACCGGGCACGTCTGGCCCTGATCCTGCGGGCCAAGGCCATAGGCTCGCCGCTCTCAGAAATCAAAACCTATCTGGATTTGTATGGCGACCATGGCGAAGGCCGTGCGCAGCAGCTGCAGTACGTGATCACCCGCACTGACAACGAGATCACTGAGCTGGAGAAAAAGCGCGCCCAGATCGACGCTACCCTGGCCGAGCTGCGCGTCATCAACGGCAGCTGCCGTGGCCTGCTGGCCGAGCGGCAGCGCAAGCCCAAGGGCAAGGCTTAG
- a CDS encoding acyl-CoA dehydrogenase family protein yields MKFTSEHTQIADTVRKFVANEINPFTAEWEKAGIFPARALFKKMGDLGLLGIKYPTEFGGMGLDFSYSMVMAEALGDCNVGGVPMAIGVQTDMCTPALARFGSDELRNQYLAPAIAGDMVGCIGVSEVTGGSDVAALKTTARKDGGDYVINGSKMWITNGMQADWCCLLANTSEGAVHKNKSLIIVPMDAPGITRQKIEKIGMHSSDTAQLFFDNVRVPQRNLIGQEGMGFMLQMLQFQEERLYGAASSLRSLDNLINLTIDYTRQRQTFGQPILNNQVVHFRLAELRTEVECLRALTYRAVEQYVGGKDVTKLASMAKLKAGRLSREVTDSCLQYWGGMGFTADNPISQAYRDSRLISIGGGADEIMLGIICKLEGTLPGKAA; encoded by the coding sequence ATGAAATTCACCTCCGAGCACACCCAGATTGCCGACACGGTGCGCAAATTTGTGGCCAACGAGATCAACCCCTTCACCGCGGAGTGGGAGAAAGCGGGCATCTTCCCGGCGCGTGCGTTGTTCAAGAAGATGGGCGATCTCGGGCTGCTGGGCATCAAGTACCCCACCGAGTTTGGGGGCATGGGGTTGGACTTCAGCTACTCCATGGTGATGGCCGAGGCGCTGGGCGACTGCAATGTGGGCGGTGTGCCCATGGCCATCGGCGTGCAGACCGACATGTGCACTCCGGCATTGGCCCGCTTCGGCAGCGACGAGCTGCGCAACCAGTACCTCGCGCCGGCAATCGCAGGCGACATGGTGGGCTGCATAGGCGTGAGCGAGGTCACGGGCGGCTCGGACGTGGCAGCCCTCAAAACCACAGCCCGCAAAGACGGCGGTGACTACGTGATCAACGGCTCCAAGATGTGGATCACCAACGGCATGCAGGCCGACTGGTGCTGCCTGCTGGCCAATACCAGCGAAGGCGCGGTGCACAAGAACAAGTCGCTCATCATCGTGCCCATGGATGCGCCGGGTATCACCCGCCAGAAGATCGAGAAGATCGGCATGCACAGCAGCGACACGGCGCAGCTGTTTTTTGACAACGTGCGGGTGCCGCAGCGCAACCTGATCGGCCAGGAGGGCATGGGCTTCATGCTGCAGATGCTGCAGTTCCAGGAGGAGCGGCTCTACGGTGCGGCCAGCAGCCTGCGCTCGCTGGACAACCTGATCAACCTCACCATCGACTACACCCGCCAACGCCAGACCTTCGGTCAGCCCATTCTCAACAACCAAGTGGTGCATTTCCGCCTGGCCGAGCTGCGCACCGAGGTGGAGTGCCTGCGCGCGCTCACCTACCGCGCGGTGGAGCAATACGTGGGCGGCAAGGACGTGACCAAGCTGGCCTCCATGGCCAAGCTCAAGGCGGGCCGCCTGAGCCGCGAAGTGACGGACAGCTGCCTGCAGTACTGGGGCGGCATGGGCTTCACCGCCGATAACCCGATCTCGCAGGCCTACCGCGACAGCCGCCTCATCTCGATTGGTGGCGGGGCCGACGAAATCATGCTGGGCATCATCTGCAAGCTCGAAGGCACTCTGCCCGGCAAGGCCGCGTGA
- a CDS encoding SCP2 sterol-binding domain-containing protein: MSLESATQAIRAKVGDDSGLNATLKFDMGADGVIVIDGASTPNTVSNTNTDTDCTVGITLDNLQAMLDGDLEPATGFMAGKLKVSGDMGVAMRLQRVI, from the coding sequence ATGTCCCTCGAATCCGCAACCCAAGCCATCCGCGCCAAAGTGGGCGACGACAGCGGCCTCAACGCCACCCTGAAGTTCGACATGGGCGCTGACGGCGTCATCGTCATCGACGGTGCCAGCACCCCCAACACCGTGAGTAACACCAACACCGATACCGACTGCACCGTCGGCATCACCCTAGACAACCTGCAAGCCATGCTGGACGGCGACCTGGAGCCCGCCACCGGCTTCATGGCCGGCAAGCTCAAGGTCAGCGGTGACATGGGCGTAGCGATGCGCCTGCAACGCGTGATCTGA
- a CDS encoding SPOR domain-containing protein, with protein sequence MSSVPHLPLAPHPLRTGRTLLAAGLMASALSGCAIWPKALTWGGADTSTPTAAAEPLTPPPAPPMVAEEAPKANANPVPASAAETAAIEPRPVLASTPVMAPPEAETPKATGRATTNGKANPKDAAKSAPTKAGSSELVPGFYINVGLFAVPSNGTNAFRTLEKAELPVFTDVVKSKKGALTRVRVGPYLNKALADAAADKIKGMKLEAVVFQR encoded by the coding sequence ATGTCTTCTGTGCCCCACTTGCCCTTGGCTCCCCACCCTTTGCGCACCGGCCGCACCCTGTTGGCCGCCGGCCTGATGGCCAGCGCGCTCTCCGGCTGCGCCATCTGGCCCAAGGCATTGACTTGGGGCGGTGCAGATACATCCACTCCCACCGCGGCTGCAGAGCCACTGACACCGCCGCCTGCACCACCCATGGTGGCCGAAGAAGCCCCCAAAGCGAACGCCAACCCGGTACCCGCCAGTGCGGCAGAAACAGCCGCCATCGAACCGCGCCCTGTTTTGGCATCCACACCCGTCATGGCACCGCCTGAAGCGGAAACCCCCAAAGCCACCGGGCGCGCCACAACCAATGGCAAAGCCAACCCCAAAGACGCCGCCAAGTCAGCACCCACTAAAGCCGGCAGCAGTGAGTTGGTGCCTGGCTTTTATATCAACGTCGGTTTGTTTGCGGTGCCCAGCAACGGCACCAACGCCTTCCGCACCCTGGAGAAGGCGGAGCTGCCCGTGTTCACCGATGTGGTGAAAAGCAAAAAAGGCGCCCTCACCCGCGTGCGCGTAGGCCCCTACCTGAACAAGGCATTGGCCGATGCTGCGGCTGACAAGATCAAAGGGATGAAGCTGGAAGCGGTGGTATTTCAGCGCTGA
- a CDS encoding enoyl-CoA hydratase/isomerase family protein — protein MDSAQAAPEKGENTLAPSYGHIRPEQVGAVLHITLNRPEARNAMSLQMVAELQQALQAAEATAGSEGAVRVVVLRGAGGHFCAGADLKDMAGARMRSMQREAGAPDPIAEVNAAFGRLCMAYAQTPLAVVAVLEGTVMGGGFGLACVADVALADESASFRLPETSLGVVPAQIAPFLVERLGYSQAKRLAVTGGRLDAAGAHRMGLIHELCSADELPEALARVLAEIQACAPGALAATKALMQQARFSPAADLVEHAAAVFAHSAQSAEGLEGMTAFIQKRKPTWAVQ, from the coding sequence ATGGATAGTGCGCAAGCAGCTCCTGAAAAAGGAGAAAATACGCTTGCGCCAAGCTACGGACATATCCGCCCAGAGCAGGTGGGGGCGGTGTTGCACATCACCCTGAACCGGCCTGAGGCGCGTAACGCCATGTCCCTGCAAATGGTGGCCGAGCTGCAACAAGCGTTGCAGGCGGCTGAGGCCACTGCAGGGAGTGAAGGCGCTGTGCGCGTGGTGGTGTTGCGCGGCGCGGGCGGGCACTTCTGCGCGGGTGCGGACCTCAAAGACATGGCTGGCGCACGCATGCGCTCCATGCAGCGCGAGGCTGGCGCGCCGGACCCGATTGCGGAGGTGAACGCCGCCTTCGGCCGCCTGTGCATGGCCTACGCCCAGACCCCGCTGGCCGTGGTGGCCGTGCTGGAAGGCACGGTGATGGGCGGCGGCTTCGGCCTGGCCTGTGTGGCCGATGTGGCGCTGGCGGATGAGAGTGCCTCGTTCCGCCTGCCCGAGACGTCGCTTGGCGTCGTGCCCGCACAGATCGCGCCGTTTCTGGTCGAGCGCTTGGGCTATTCGCAGGCCAAGCGCTTGGCCGTGACCGGCGGGCGCTTGGACGCTGCTGGGGCGCACAGAATGGGCTTAATCCATGAGCTGTGCAGTGCTGACGAATTGCCGGAAGCGCTTGCCCGAGTGCTAGCAGAAATTCAGGCCTGTGCCCCCGGCGCCCTGGCCGCCACCAAAGCCCTGATGCAGCAAGCCCGCTTCAGCCCTGCAGCCGACCTGGTGGAGCACGCCGCCGCCGTATTCGCCCACTCAGCGCAAAGCGCAGAGGGACTAGAGGGCATGACCGCATTCATACAAAAGCGCAAACCAACTTGGGCGGTGCAATGA
- a CDS encoding 3-keto-5-aminohexanoate cleavage protein, with translation MDKAILTCALTGVLTNPKQHPVPVTPAQMAAEARDAFNAGASIMHIHMRMQEDGLGHMPSWDPDVAECIVNAIREACPGVIINLTTGVVGKDISGPLNCIRRVKPEIAACNAGSLNYLKLKEDGSWAWPPMVFDNPVAKVQQFLDVMQECGTHPEFECFDVGIVRSVTMYLKNGMLKPDMGRAEYNLVMGVASGMPCDGDLLSLLPKYMATDSVWQTTLIGRSEIWPVHQKTADLGGMLRTGLEDTFYLPDGARAAGNGVLIEALAACAQRAGRTIANPSEARAILGLRTG, from the coding sequence ATGGATAAAGCCATATTGACCTGCGCCTTGACCGGCGTGTTGACCAACCCCAAGCAGCACCCAGTACCTGTCACACCCGCCCAGATGGCGGCGGAGGCTCGCGATGCTTTTAATGCCGGCGCCAGCATCATGCATATCCATATGCGCATGCAGGAAGACGGCCTGGGCCACATGCCCAGTTGGGACCCGGATGTAGCCGAATGCATTGTGAATGCCATCCGCGAGGCCTGCCCGGGCGTGATCATCAACCTGACCACCGGCGTGGTGGGGAAAGACATCAGCGGCCCCTTGAACTGCATACGCCGCGTGAAGCCCGAGATTGCCGCCTGCAACGCGGGCAGTCTGAATTACCTCAAGCTCAAGGAAGATGGCAGCTGGGCTTGGCCGCCCATGGTGTTTGATAACCCGGTGGCCAAGGTGCAGCAGTTTCTCGATGTGATGCAGGAGTGCGGCACCCATCCCGAGTTCGAGTGCTTTGATGTGGGCATCGTCCGGTCGGTGACCATGTATTTGAAGAACGGCATGCTCAAGCCCGACATGGGCCGGGCGGAATACAACCTGGTGATGGGCGTGGCTTCGGGCATGCCGTGCGACGGGGATTTGCTTTCGCTATTGCCCAAGTACATGGCCACCGACAGCGTGTGGCAAACCACCTTGATTGGCCGCTCTGAGATTTGGCCGGTGCACCAGAAGACAGCTGATCTGGGAGGCATGTTGCGCACCGGTCTGGAAGACACTTTCTATTTGCCCGATGGTGCACGCGCTGCCGGTAATGGTGTACTTATCGAGGCGCTGGCAGCGTGCGCCCAGCGCGCAGGACGAACAATTGCAAATCCTTCTGAGGCGAGAGCCATTTTGGGTCTGCGAACAGGTTAG
- the greB gene encoding transcription elongation factor GreB: MSKAFTKESDGADDDELQLPALPAGGKNYITPQGFATLRDELLDLIDNERPKIVEIVHWAASNGDRSENGDYLYGKKRLREIDRRIRFLTKRLEIAEVTDPSLHHGNEQIFFGATVTYVDDQDVERTITIKGIDESNSAAGEVSWISPIARTLLKAREGDELKLVMPDRVCDIEVLRVQYPAPLPT, from the coding sequence ATGAGCAAGGCTTTTACCAAAGAGTCCGATGGTGCAGACGACGATGAGCTGCAACTGCCTGCGCTGCCGGCCGGTGGCAAAAACTACATCACCCCCCAAGGCTTCGCCACACTGCGCGACGAGTTGCTAGACCTGATCGACAACGAGCGCCCCAAGATTGTGGAAATCGTGCACTGGGCTGCCAGCAATGGCGATCGCTCAGAGAACGGCGATTACCTCTATGGCAAAAAGCGCCTGCGCGAAATTGACCGCCGCATCCGTTTTCTGACCAAGCGCCTAGAGATTGCGGAGGTCACAGATCCCTCACTGCACCACGGCAATGAGCAGATTTTTTTTGGTGCTACCGTGACCTATGTGGACGATCAGGATGTGGAGCGCACCATCACGATCAAAGGGATTGACGAGTCCAACAGTGCAGCCGGTGAGGTGAGCTGGATATCACCCATTGCGCGCACCCTGCTCAAGGCCCGCGAGGGTGATGAGCTCAAGTTGGTCATGCCCGACCGGGTGTGCGACATCGAGGTGCTGCGGGTGCAATACCCGGCGCCGCTTCCAACTTGA
- a CDS encoding translational machinery protein — protein sequence MSHYHAVVWLDHSEAHVMHIAPDDVEASIVRPKHPHSQVHAKSGVVGSGKAAEDKQYFHAIAEALKGAEEILVVGPAQAKLQLIKHLHSHDPQVGNKVVGVETIDHPTDGQLVAYARKYFVAKDQMLT from the coding sequence ATGTCGCATTACCACGCAGTTGTCTGGTTGGATCATTCGGAGGCGCATGTCATGCACATTGCGCCGGACGATGTGGAGGCGTCCATCGTGCGCCCCAAGCACCCGCACTCGCAGGTGCACGCCAAGAGCGGCGTAGTGGGCTCGGGCAAGGCAGCTGAGGACAAGCAATACTTTCACGCGATTGCCGAGGCGCTCAAAGGCGCTGAAGAAATTCTGGTGGTGGGCCCCGCGCAGGCCAAGCTGCAACTCATCAAGCACCTGCACAGCCACGACCCGCAGGTGGGCAACAAGGTGGTGGGTGTAGAGACGATTGACCACCCCACCGACGGCCAGCTGGTGGCCTACGCTCGCAAATACTTTGTAGCCAAAGACCAGATGCTCACCTGA
- a CDS encoding acyl-CoA carboxylase subunit beta, protein MPALRSKINPRSDAFAANAQRMQGLLAEVQRLQDMVIAESESKREKFEKRGQLLPRERVARLLDRNSPFLELSRLAGLNMHDDDGKKAVLGGGSIIGIGTVAGKRCLISVNDSAVKGGTVAPMGLKKALRAQEVALQNKLPVIYLVESGGANLMYQSEIFVEGGRSFANQARMSAAGIPQVSVVHGSSTAGGAYLPGLSDYVVLVRGRSSIYLAGPPLVKAAIGEDCTDDELGGAETHAQVTGLGEYLTEDDAHAIALTRELMDKINWDTAPQAPAQRTGFAAPLFDEQELMGIVPADEREPYDVREVIARLVDGSDFLEFKAGYAPEMMCGHARIEGRLVGILGNNGPIQPAGSTKAAQFIQLCDQSGTPLLFLQNTTGYMVGSVAERNGAIKHGSKMIQAVANARVPKFTVVLGGSYGAGNYGMCGRGFDPNFIFSWPTARTAVMGGAQAAKVMDIVNRAKVERMGTEANDEALKAMSDGLRLRLDKESAALFGTARLWDDGIIDPRDTRRILYLCLALAAEAADRRLNANTFGVARL, encoded by the coding sequence ATGCCTGCCCTGCGTTCCAAGATCAACCCGCGCTCCGATGCCTTTGCCGCCAATGCCCAGCGCATGCAGGGCCTGTTGGCCGAGGTGCAGCGCTTGCAGGACATGGTGATTGCCGAGTCGGAAAGCAAGCGCGAAAAGTTTGAGAAGCGCGGCCAGCTGCTGCCGCGCGAACGCGTCGCCCGCCTGCTGGACCGCAACTCGCCGTTCCTGGAGCTGAGCCGCTTGGCCGGCCTCAACATGCATGACGACGACGGCAAAAAGGCAGTGCTGGGTGGCGGCTCCATCATCGGCATCGGCACCGTGGCGGGCAAGCGCTGCCTGATCTCGGTGAACGACAGCGCCGTCAAAGGCGGCACGGTCGCACCCATGGGCCTCAAGAAGGCACTGCGCGCTCAGGAGGTGGCCCTGCAGAACAAGCTGCCGGTGATTTACCTGGTGGAGAGTGGCGGCGCCAACCTGATGTACCAGTCCGAAATTTTTGTGGAGGGCGGGCGCAGCTTTGCCAACCAGGCGCGCATGTCGGCGGCGGGAATACCGCAAGTCTCGGTGGTGCATGGCTCCAGCACGGCGGGCGGTGCGTATCTGCCGGGTTTGTCGGACTATGTGGTGTTGGTGCGCGGGCGCAGCAGTATTTACCTGGCTGGCCCGCCGCTGGTGAAAGCCGCCATCGGCGAGGACTGCACTGACGACGAACTGGGCGGCGCCGAGACGCATGCGCAAGTGACCGGCTTGGGTGAGTACCTCACTGAAGACGATGCCCACGCCATCGCATTGACCCGCGAGCTGATGGACAAGATCAACTGGGACACTGCACCTCAGGCGCCTGCCCAACGCACCGGATTTGCAGCACCGCTGTTTGACGAGCAGGAGCTGATGGGCATCGTCCCTGCGGACGAGCGCGAGCCCTATGATGTGCGCGAGGTGATTGCCCGGCTGGTGGATGGCTCGGACTTTCTGGAATTCAAGGCCGGCTATGCCCCCGAGATGATGTGCGGCCACGCTCGCATCGAAGGCCGATTGGTGGGCATTCTTGGCAATAACGGGCCGATTCAACCCGCGGGCTCTACCAAGGCGGCGCAATTTATCCAGCTGTGCGACCAGAGCGGCACGCCGCTGCTGTTTTTGCAGAACACCACCGGCTACATGGTGGGCTCGGTGGCCGAGCGCAATGGCGCCATCAAGCACGGCAGCAAGATGATTCAGGCCGTGGCCAACGCGCGCGTGCCCAAATTCACCGTGGTGCTGGGCGGCTCGTATGGCGCGGGCAACTACGGCATGTGCGGGCGCGGGTTTGACCCGAACTTTATTTTCAGCTGGCCCACCGCGCGCACCGCCGTCATGGGCGGCGCGCAGGCCGCCAAGGTGATGGACATCGTGAACCGCGCCAAGGTGGAGCGTATGGGCACGGAGGCGAACGATGAAGCGCTCAAGGCCATGTCCGACGGGCTGCGCCTGCGGCTGGACAAAGAGAGCGCAGCGCTCTTTGGCACGGCCCGCTTGTGGGACGACGGAATCATCGACCCGCGCGACACCCGCCGCATTTTGTATCTGTGCCTGGCGCTGGCTGCAGAAGCCGCTGACCGCCGGCTGAACGCCAACACTTTTGGTGTGGCCCGCCTCTGA
- a CDS encoding acetyl/propionyl/methylcrotonyl-CoA carboxylase subunit alpha: MMFSKILIANRGEIACRVIRTARKLGYQTVAVYSDADRDAPHVALADEAVHIGPSPAAESYLKVDAILEAARKTGADALHPGYGFLSENAAFAKACADAGVVFIGPPPDAITAMGDKALAKQRMMQAGVPCAPGYLGADQSDTVLTQEAHKLGYPLLVKAVAGGGGRGMRLMRSDAELQPGLEGARREAISAFGDGTLMLERLIDNGRHIEIQVFADAHGNAVYLGERDCTAQRRRQKVIEEAPSPVVSPAMREAMGRDAVAAALAVGYRGAGTVEFIVDEHLKHYFLEMNTRLQVEHPVTECITGFDLVEWQLQVAAGEPLPARQEDIHLSGHAIEARLYVEDPYTGFAPQTGTVAYWQPERALQPGVRIDDGIRQGSVVSPFYDPMVAKVIVHGRDRSDAIRRLRAALSNAPLLGLKNNGRFLSDLVDHPAFREARMTTTLIDHWLEQGEPLLQTPVPSLAAWQVAALALAQQQCSSWRANSVSAYSVRLQCGEVVRTVRISSDGQGLTTITMDGVTAQARVIAWQDAVLRLELDGVAQSAIAVFAAGAWHVAHAGYSHVFSEVSAFPDADALKDASRARSPVAGKVTQVLVAPGDAVREGQQLVCVEAMKMEMWLCAEQAGQVQAVHTRAGEQVEAGAVLVELSPGSDGAAN; encoded by the coding sequence ATGATGTTCAGCAAAATCTTGATCGCCAACCGCGGTGAAATCGCATGCCGCGTCATCCGCACCGCCCGCAAACTAGGCTACCAAACCGTGGCCGTCTACAGCGATGCCGACCGCGACGCACCCCATGTGGCCCTTGCCGATGAGGCAGTGCACATCGGCCCTTCACCGGCCGCCGAGTCGTACCTCAAAGTAGACGCCATTCTGGAAGCTGCGCGCAAAACCGGCGCAGATGCTTTGCACCCCGGCTACGGCTTCTTGAGCGAGAACGCTGCATTCGCTAAGGCCTGTGCCGATGCGGGCGTGGTGTTCATCGGCCCGCCGCCGGACGCCATCACCGCCATGGGCGACAAGGCATTGGCCAAGCAGCGCATGATGCAAGCGGGCGTGCCCTGCGCACCGGGCTACTTGGGTGCTGACCAGAGCGACACGGTGCTGACGCAGGAGGCGCACAAATTAGGCTACCCATTGCTGGTGAAAGCCGTGGCCGGTGGCGGTGGACGCGGCATGCGGCTGATGCGCAGCGACGCCGAATTGCAGCCCGGTCTGGAGGGCGCACGCCGGGAAGCCATCAGCGCATTCGGCGACGGCACGCTGATGTTGGAGCGTTTGATAGACAACGGCCGCCACATCGAAATACAGGTGTTTGCGGACGCGCACGGCAATGCGGTCTACCTGGGTGAGCGCGACTGCACGGCCCAGCGACGCCGGCAAAAGGTGATTGAAGAAGCGCCGTCCCCGGTGGTCAGCCCCGCCATGCGCGAGGCCATGGGGCGCGATGCGGTGGCTGCGGCGCTGGCGGTGGGCTACCGCGGTGCGGGCACGGTGGAGTTCATTGTGGATGAGCACCTCAAGCACTACTTTCTGGAAATGAACACGCGTCTGCAGGTCGAGCATCCGGTTACCGAATGCATTACCGGTTTCGACCTGGTGGAGTGGCAGTTGCAAGTAGCAGCAGGCGAGCCCTTACCCGCGCGGCAGGAAGACATCCACCTGAGCGGCCACGCCATTGAGGCACGCCTCTATGTCGAAGACCCGTACACCGGCTTTGCGCCGCAGACCGGCACCGTGGCCTATTGGCAGCCCGAGCGTGCGTTGCAGCCCGGCGTACGGATCGACGATGGCATCCGGCAAGGGAGTGTGGTCTCGCCGTTCTACGACCCGATGGTGGCCAAAGTCATCGTGCACGGGCGTGACCGTAGCGACGCCATTCGCCGCCTGCGTGCAGCACTGTCGAACGCGCCCTTGCTGGGTTTGAAGAACAACGGTCGTTTCCTGAGCGACTTGGTGGATCACCCCGCCTTCCGCGAAGCGCGTATGACGACCACGCTGATCGACCATTGGCTGGAACAAGGCGAGCCGCTGCTGCAAACGCCGGTGCCTTCTTTGGCGGCCTGGCAAGTTGCTGCCTTGGCGTTGGCGCAGCAGCAATGCAGCAGCTGGCGGGCCAACAGTGTGTCGGCCTACAGCGTGCGGTTGCAGTGCGGTGAAGTGGTGCGCACTGTGCGCATCAGCAGTGATGGTCAAGGCTTGACCACCATCACCATGGATGGGGTGACAGCGCAGGCCCGCGTCATCGCTTGGCAAGACGCAGTTCTGCGTCTGGAGCTGGACGGTGTGGCGCAGAGCGCCATTGCCGTGTTCGCTGCCGGTGCATGGCATGTGGCACATGCGGGCTACAGCCATGTGTTCAGCGAGGTGTCGGCCTTCCCCGATGCGGATGCTTTGAAAGATGCCAGCCGCGCCCGATCGCCTGTGGCCGGCAAGGTCACGCAGGTGCTGGTGGCGCCGGGCGATGCGGTCAGAGAGGGCCAGCAACTCGTCTGCGTGGAGGCCATGAAGATGGAGATGTGGCTCTGCGCCGAACAGGCCGGCCAAGTGCAGGCGGTTCACACCCGTGCGGGCGAGCAGGTGGAAGCCGGCGCGGTACTGGTGGAGCTGAGCCCCGGGTCGGATGGGGCCGCCAATTAA